The Brachybacterium huguangmaarense genome contains a region encoding:
- a CDS encoding endo alpha-1,4 polygalactosaminidase codes for MRRVRRWRASLAVAVPLAVVSMTGCGTDAAPTARPEGTQTAGRASFGPVTAFDYQLGGPYTPPAGTELVVRDRTEPPVEGVFSVCYVNGFQTQPGEHDVWPEDALLSADGQPVVDPDWPDEVLLDTSTSGRRDAIVKVVSPWIQGCADAGFQAVEVDNLDSFTRSHGALTLEDNLALAASLADVAHGAGLAVGQKNAAEYTPRLRDEAGFDFAVGEECAAYDECSAYTDVYGEAVIDVEYSDDLPRSFDEMCEDPASPRSMILRDRDLVTPEDDGYVFEDCTP; via the coding sequence ATGCGCAGAGTCCGGCGATGGAGGGCCTCCCTCGCTGTCGCGGTCCCTCTCGCCGTCGTCTCGATGACGGGCTGCGGCACCGATGCCGCGCCGACGGCCCGTCCGGAAGGCACGCAGACCGCCGGCCGGGCGTCCTTCGGGCCGGTGACGGCGTTCGACTATCAGCTCGGCGGCCCTTACACGCCTCCGGCGGGGACGGAGCTGGTGGTGCGGGACCGGACCGAGCCCCCGGTCGAGGGCGTGTTCTCGGTCTGCTACGTCAACGGCTTCCAGACCCAGCCCGGCGAGCACGACGTGTGGCCCGAGGACGCTCTGCTCAGCGCGGACGGACAGCCCGTCGTCGATCCTGACTGGCCCGACGAAGTCCTCCTGGACACCTCGACGAGCGGCAGGCGCGACGCGATCGTGAAGGTCGTCTCGCCCTGGATCCAGGGATGCGCGGACGCCGGCTTCCAGGCCGTCGAAGTGGACAACCTCGACAGCTTCACCCGCTCGCACGGCGCCCTCACCCTCGAGGACAATCTCGCTCTCGCCGCGTCCTTGGCCGACGTGGCGCACGGGGCCGGCCTCGCGGTGGGCCAGAAGAACGCCGCCGAGTACACGCCGCGCCTGAGGGACGAGGCCGGGTTCGACTTCGCCGTCGGCGAGGAGTGCGCGGCCTACGACGAATGCTCGGCGTACACGGACGTCTACGGCGAGGCGGTCATCGACGTCGAGTACTCGGACGACCTGCCTCGGAGCTTCGACGAGATGTGCGAGGATCCTGCGTCGCCGCGCTCGATGATCCTCCGCGACCGCGACCTCGTCACCCCCGAGGATGACGGCTACGTCTTCGAGGACTGCACGCCCTGA
- a CDS encoding alpha/beta fold hydrolase: protein MPRGRGAVRGARRPEDLLAGADVSPPLHGRRDEVAGVSTFAVEGGTSAGSRAPVVVVHGLALSSRYLRPTLARLGAMRRVFAPDLPGVGRSQDAKEPATMADLADGLAQWMRQVGLHRADVVGHSLGCHVVGELAVRHPGLVRRVVLASPSRDPAHPAVWQSAWRLAVDAPRERLGILPLAVVDYVRAGPITMLKVLASARRTP from the coding sequence ATGCCGCGAGGTCGAGGCGCCGTGAGGGGCGCCCGACGCCCTGAGGATCTCCTCGCGGGGGCCGACGTGAGCCCGCCCCTGCACGGTCGCCGTGATGAGGTCGCCGGAGTGAGCACCTTCGCCGTGGAGGGCGGGACCTCCGCCGGTTCGAGAGCACCGGTCGTCGTCGTGCATGGGCTGGCGCTGTCGAGCCGGTACCTGCGCCCCACTCTCGCCCGTCTCGGCGCCATGCGACGCGTCTTCGCCCCCGACCTCCCCGGCGTGGGCCGCAGCCAGGATGCCAAGGAGCCGGCGACCATGGCCGATCTCGCTGACGGACTCGCACAGTGGATGAGGCAGGTCGGCCTCCACCGGGCCGACGTCGTCGGTCATTCGTTGGGATGCCACGTGGTCGGCGAACTCGCGGTACGGCATCCGGGCCTCGTCCGTCGGGTCGTCCTCGCGTCTCCGTCGCGTGACCCCGCTCATCCTGCGGTCTGGCAGAGCGCATGGCGGCTGGCCGTCGACGCGCCGCGGGAGCGGCTCGGCATCCTGCCTCTTGCGGTCGTCGACTACGTGCGTGCAGGGCCGATCACGATGCTCAAGGTGCTGGCCTCGGCACGCCGTACCCCCTGA
- a CDS encoding FUSC family protein, with protein sequence MVAWIGSLTAGPLGATTRGLDTIIGCVLAFAAYLIAPTWQRRLLTERLTEWARAAAEHLDALVLLWNDDDEEHRLAVSHSVLRARVTRVEFATSAQSARVEPRDRHGRWEDDALEAANAGVTAVTRHIAALSALVPLTSAEDRALIGVEVERASHELRAIAGAEALPAAEEGSRAIASRRAVRVLERLRGEVDALVDAAATAESPHEQVSA encoded by the coding sequence GTGGTGGCGTGGATCGGCTCCCTCACGGCGGGGCCGCTCGGTGCGACCACGCGCGGCCTGGACACGATCATCGGCTGCGTGCTCGCCTTCGCCGCCTATCTCATCGCCCCCACCTGGCAGCGGCGCCTGCTCACCGAGCGCCTGACCGAGTGGGCGCGGGCCGCCGCCGAGCACCTCGACGCCCTCGTGCTGCTGTGGAACGACGATGACGAGGAGCACCGGCTGGCCGTCTCCCATTCCGTGCTGCGCGCCCGCGTGACGCGCGTCGAGTTCGCGACCTCGGCCCAGAGCGCACGCGTCGAGCCGCGGGACCGCCACGGCCGATGGGAGGACGACGCCCTGGAGGCCGCGAACGCCGGCGTCACCGCCGTCACGCGGCACATCGCGGCCCTGTCCGCTCTGGTCCCGCTCACCTCGGCCGAGGATCGCGCCCTGATCGGGGTCGAGGTCGAGCGGGCCTCGCACGAGCTGCGCGCGATCGCGGGCGCCGAGGCGCTGCCCGCCGCCGAGGAGGGGAGCCGGGCGATCGCCTCGCGCCGTGCCGTCCGGGTGCTCGAACGTCTGCGCGGCGAGGTCGACGCCCTGGTCGACGCCGCGGCGACGGCCGAGAGCCCGCACGAGCAGGTCTCCGCCTGA
- a CDS encoding MerR family transcriptional regulator, with product MSLSIGEIARRSGLSHDALRYYGRRGLVTPSGRTASGHRLYDEAALDQLAVVTALRSTGFSIAQVRSVLRVKEGTVTAGERIDAMRSAMDELEEALDAKEDALRDARAQLRAWREELDSYRGPLDAPVGSAEAHS from the coding sequence ATGTCGCTGTCCATCGGTGAGATCGCCCGGCGCTCCGGGCTCAGCCACGACGCGCTGCGCTACTACGGGCGCAGGGGTCTGGTCACGCCGTCGGGTCGCACCGCGTCGGGCCACCGGCTCTACGACGAGGCCGCGCTGGACCAGCTCGCGGTGGTCACCGCGCTGAGGTCGACCGGCTTCTCCATCGCCCAGGTGCGCAGCGTGCTCCGGGTGAAGGAGGGGACCGTCACCGCCGGGGAGCGCATCGACGCGATGCGCTCGGCGATGGACGAGCTCGAAGAGGCGCTGGACGCCAAGGAGGACGCCCTGCGCGATGCTCGCGCGCAGCTGCGCGCCTGGCGGGAGGAGCTCGACTCGTACCGGGGACCGCTGGACGCGCCGGTGGGATCCGCGGAGGCGCACAGCTGA
- a CDS encoding alcohol dehydrogenase catalytic domain-containing protein, with amino-acid sequence MASSNRAVVFQNVKDMRVETLDFPKLEMPNGKSAPHGVILKIVATNICGSDLHIYRGSFPVPQGMVMGHEMTGEVVEVGSDVEFLSEGDLVSVPFNVACGRCRNCRARHTEVCETVNPDASCGAYGFNLGDFQGGQAEYLFVPYADFQLLRFPDKDQAMEKIRDLALLSDILPTAFHGLMEAGAKPGSTVYIAGAGPVGRCGAAAARLLGASCIIVGDYHQDRLDLVKNNGCETIDLNQDVPLTDQIEAILGEPMVDCAVDYVGSEAHGIGREAEDMNPAHAINQVMDATRAGGATGIVGVYGPDPLASSKAEQEGTFSLDFGKAWIKSPRISGGQAPIMHYNRELMMSILWDRMPYLSDMLNTKVISLDEAPDAYATFDTGASEKFIIDPHGMIPA; translated from the coding sequence ATGGCAAGCAGCAACCGCGCCGTCGTGTTCCAGAACGTCAAGGACATGCGCGTCGAAACCCTCGACTTCCCGAAGCTCGAGATGCCGAACGGCAAGAGCGCCCCGCACGGCGTCATCCTCAAGATCGTCGCCACCAATATCTGCGGCTCCGACCTGCACATCTACCGCGGTTCCTTCCCCGTGCCCCAGGGCATGGTGATGGGGCACGAGATGACCGGCGAGGTCGTCGAGGTCGGCTCCGACGTCGAGTTCCTCTCCGAAGGCGACCTGGTCTCGGTCCCCTTCAACGTCGCCTGCGGCCGATGCCGCAACTGCCGCGCCCGCCACACCGAGGTGTGCGAGACCGTGAACCCCGACGCGTCCTGCGGCGCCTACGGGTTCAACCTGGGTGATTTCCAGGGCGGGCAGGCGGAGTACCTGTTCGTCCCCTACGCCGACTTCCAGCTGCTCCGCTTCCCGGACAAGGACCAGGCCATGGAGAAGATCCGTGACCTCGCCCTTCTCTCGGACATCCTGCCCACCGCGTTCCACGGCCTCATGGAGGCCGGGGCGAAGCCCGGCTCGACCGTCTACATCGCCGGCGCCGGACCTGTGGGACGCTGCGGCGCCGCGGCGGCCCGTCTCCTGGGCGCTTCCTGCATCATCGTCGGTGACTACCATCAGGACCGGCTGGACCTGGTGAAGAACAACGGCTGCGAGACCATCGATCTCAACCAGGACGTGCCGCTGACCGATCAGATCGAGGCCATCCTCGGCGAACCCATGGTGGACTGCGCCGTCGACTACGTCGGCAGCGAAGCCCACGGGATCGGCCGCGAGGCCGAGGACATGAACCCGGCCCACGCCATCAACCAGGTCATGGACGCCACCCGCGCAGGCGGTGCCACCGGCATCGTCGGCGTCTACGGCCCCGACCCGCTGGCCTCCTCCAAGGCCGAGCAGGAGGGAACCTTCTCGCTCGACTTCGGCAAGGCGTGGATCAAGTCGCCTCGGATCTCCGGCGGCCAGGCCCCGATCATGCACTACAACCGTGAGCTGATGATGTCGATCCTGTGGGACCGCATGCCCTACCTCAGCGACATGCTCAACACCAAGGTCATCAGCCTCGACGAGGCCCCCGACGCCTACGCGACGTTCGACACCGGTGCCTCGGAGAAGTTCATCATCGACCCGCATGGCATGATCCCCGCCTGA